TGTACCAGGGTAAATCCTTCAGGTCTCTCTTGATGAGGTTCTTTTCCTGACATGGTTCCCCAACCAGGTGAGGTTGGCTCCTGATGTGTCAGCAGATTGTCCGAGACTATAACTTTTTTGCAGGCTCTGTTGTGGACCCATTGGTGACACTGCAGATGACTTAGTTGCTTGAATGACTTGTGACAGACATGACACTCGTAAGGTCTGAGGCCTGTATGGATCCGCAGGTGTCGGGAAAGCTTTGATGGGAAATCAAAGGTCTTCAGACAGAAGGTGCACTGATTTGGGTTTCGCTTCTTAAGGGGGGAAGCATTATTAGCTAACACATTTCCAGGCATGGCTTCATTTTGGAGGTTGGTGCAGTCTGCATCTGTTGTGCTTTTCACAGATGATAACTCTTCTGCAGACCAGGAACAAGAGGGTGGAGatacattattaaatgtattcattTGCAGGCTTTCTGGATTTTCATTGCTTTCAACCAAAACACAGTCAGGGTCTGGTTTCTGCAGCGATGGAATGTTTTCAGAGTCTTGATTGCTGGTATTCTTCTTATTTAAAGAAATCTTAGATGCCTCAAAAGTCTTTGATGTCTCAGAAGCAGGTGCAGTCTTTGGTGCAACAATCCTGCGTTTGTGACTCCCTTTATACATCATTTTTCTTTTCAGTGTATGAACCTTCTCATGGCTCTGCAAATGGCTGAGTTGTCTGAAAGACTTACTGCACACAGCACACGTGAAAGGCCTGATGTCCATGTGAATCAGCAGATGCCTGGAGAGTTTGGATGGGAAGTCGAAGATTTTCAAGCATATTGTGCACTGATGTCCACactctttggtttggtttgtcgTGTCCGTGACGCCTTCAAAGGTAGAATTGGTCATGCTTTCACTGGGTATGTTTGCATTTGGAAGAGAAGTGAGCTGGCTATTGTCTTCGATATACACTGATGATGATTTCAAGATGTTGTTTGAGGGTATAAAGCTATCTGTGCTGTCTGTCACTGTGTTATTACATGTTGTAGGCTGTTGACTATTTACAGGATCATCTGTAATCTCGAGAACATTGGGAGTTGGGCTATGTTTGTCCAATTTCTCCAACAGCTGAACCTCACTTAAGGTAGATTTACCTGCTCCTTTGCTTTGCCTTCTACATCTATGAACCTTTAAGTGGGATCTCTGTGTGAAAGCTTTAAAACATACTAGGCACTTGAAAGGTCTTTGCCCTGTGTGGATCAGAAGGTGTCGCCTGAGTTTGGAAGGGGCATTGAAGGATTTTGAACACACTGTACACCAATAACCTTGTCTACTAGTACTACAGTCTTTGTTTTCTGAGTATTTAAGTACATCACTTTCCCAAACATTGTCGTTCGCGTCTGTAGTTTTACAACCTATAGTACAAGATAAACTTGCAGACTTACTACTCAAAATGTTCTCCTTCAAGCTGACTTGTTTCTGTTGGTGATTTACTGATCTGAATTTCCTGTTAAGGCTGCTCACAAAGCGTCTTAGCCTGGTCTTTGAGGAATGAGGCTGATTGCCCGCTTTGTGAAGCTGAAGCGGCAAAGTCCTTTTTTTCCTAGGAGCAGTGTGAACGCTGTAATGTACTTTCAGATGAGACAACTGTCTAAAAGATCGGTAGCATAAAGAACACTGAAAGGGTCTCTGGCCTGTGTGAATAAGGCAATGCCTTCTTAGCTTGGATGGAGCACTGAAACATTTGAAGCACACTGGGCATTCATGCATTACTTTACCTCTCATTAAGGTTTCACTATTCAACTTCACTGTGACACTATCTTTAGGTAATAACTCTCCTCTAATGCAGTTTTCCTCTGATTTCTTAGTGACAAAGGTTTCTTGGAAGGGTATTTTTTCTCCTGTCTCTCCTGCCAAAGGCATGGAGGAGCAGGCACTTATTTTTACGCTGGAATTGAGCTGGTGACCACGGCTCTGAGGGGCTTTCCCACTGGAAACATTTAGCGGTTTGAATTTTGCCCTAttctttctctgtgtaaaatgAGTGGTCAAGTGAATTTTCAAGTGCGCAAGCTGGCGAAAAGCCTTGCTGCAAAGTTGGCAGCCAAAAGGCCTCTCGCTGGTATGAATTAAAACGTGCCTGCGAAGTTTAGAGGGAGCATTAAAGCACTTTAAGCAAGTGGCACACTGGTGCTGCTTTGGCGTTTTCTCCATGGTTTCCAGTGATACTTGAGCAATACCTGAGTAAGAGCTGTCTGATATCCCAATGTCCGTTTGTAAATCCTCACGACTATCATATAACCCTAATTGTTCTTGCTTTTCTAGACTTGTCTCAGGCTCAGGTTTGAGCATTCTGCATTCTGAGTACTGTTCATTTTGACAGTCATTTTCTTTTTCGGCAAATCCACTGTAATTCCAATGTACAGTGTCACATGTCTGTTTTTTAGCAACATAGTCCTCAGTGTGGTTTTGCTCCTGTAAAGAGTTGGTTACTATAAAAGAGTCTGCACTATTTCTCATTGAATTCTCAACCAGTTCCTGCTCCTTTGTGCAATCGTCCTCAACATATTTCCATTCACTTTCATTTTGTGTCTGCAGGGCATTGTACCACACACTGTGATTAACCAACTCAGAAGCAGACGGCATCTCAGTTTGCTCCAAAATACTTGGCTGAGCTCTCGCATGAGGTACAGTACTGCTCTCCTCTGTGTTCTTGTATTGTAACTCGGAATCAGCTGCACCCAAGACCCAGTTAGGTCTCGGCTTTGCGTGGCTCTCCAGATGTCTCTTCAAATGGGCAGTCTGACGGAAGCCTTTGTTGCAAATAGAACATGTAAAGGGTCTCTGTCCAGAATGGGTCAGTTGATGGCGCCGTAGTTTTGAATAAAAATCAAACTTTTTTAGGCAAACTGAACACTGCAGCGCCATGCTGTTCAGGTCATGCATTGTGCTCAGAATCAAATATTTCTTTCCAGTGCTAGAGTCTTGTCTGAGCTttcatctgaaaaatgtaagacaaacaaagaattaaattaaatcaaatcctaatctgctgtttaaaaaaaaaatcaatcacacTACATTCAGTCTGTTTCCTTCAAATGTACAACTTTGTAAAGCTGCCAAACTGCTGACTGAATGTGAGCTACCTACCTGGAACTACTTGCAAACTTTTTGATTTGGTCTAATAtaaaaacatcaatttaaaacaacaatgattCCTGATAACACAAATCAGTGTTACACTACAATAATCATAAcaatataaatgttatttaaccaATATTCTGTAAAAGCAAAAGGTTTTACTGATTTACtggataaatgaaaaaataagctGGATAGCAAATAGCTTTACTTTCTCTCACTGGCTTTAGCTCAATAGTAGTTCTAGGTTACTACTTTTTGatgcaaacaaaaaaactgaTTACCACAAACCTAATTTACTCTGTAGTTGAGTTTTATGGAATCCCCTGGCACAAACATTACATGGACGTGCAGCTTTGCTATCTTGTTTTACTCCACAGACAGGTCTTATCAGAACTTTGCATATAATTAGCTCCACTAGTTAAATCTGTTTGTTTTCAGTGAATAGCTCAATATTTGTGCTGAATTTAATTTTATAGCAGCATTATAAATAAATCTGTGTCAGTAAACTTCTCTATGTTAGAAGTAGgcatgtgccatattgtattgtaagcAATAATAACTGCAATAATTCTGACACAACAAAATCTGATTTATAATCTGAActgatttataataataataataataataataataataataatagttcacAGTAAAGCTGCTCCgtgaatttatctgatttaatCATGAAATCTGTATCAATAATTCAGAATTCAGGTCTGGGGGATCTTATGAGTTAAGAGTACAGATGCGATAAGTACAGTATCAACATTAAATCTTAATACTGTAGAACTCGATCCGTTAACTGAAACAGGGGAAGAGTTTAGACTCATTAAATCAGACAGTTTAtacattattacagtatttaaacaaGAGTTAATCGTGTCTGTGTGGCTATGTGGCTCCAGTACTACAGTAACAGTAGTTAGCCAGGTTAGATTAGCTCACCTCAGCTAACAGAGTTGCTCCTGTTTTACAGCGTAATAAAACCTTTAAACCGCGTTTCTCGCTCTTACCGCGTTGTGAGCGTGCATCCTGTGTTGAATTGGTTTAAAACAAGCTGCAATTTGATCCgaattttcccttttttctcgaAAAACACCCCATCGCTAAAAACACACCACTTCTGTCCGTCCACTCCGCCCGGTGGAAACAGCGACTGGGTGAAGAGTTCCGCCTGAAGGTCCCAATAGGATTTCAGTGTAAACGATTTTTTACACCAATTCTcttagaaaataaaacaataatcacCACATGAGCTTCATCACAGACATACTAGTATTTTAGAAAGCTTATTTTCATATACTgacttatacatttattttttcccattcCCCCATGCATCACTAGTATATATGAATATACACTGCATATCATATAAAGaccaaataactttaaaatacattttattattaagcacgtCTTGTACAATGAcccaattgcaaaagtaagatatgtaataaaaagaaatacttagaacactgaaaaatagcatttgttatctgtccccactctctaactataaaccataaaatataattattacaatCCTTCAGAgacatattttttgcattgttgtgtgactcagCATACCAtcattagcatagccaccatttagctgtttttcatgtttttgctaactCTATGCTAAAAACTTCGTCCTGtttctttcagtcctgttactcataacataaagagtaacaggaatgagtgccagtaacaggagggagttccagtaacaggactgagttccagtaataggagtgagtgccagtaacgggAGTGAATGCCaacaacaggagtgagtgccaacaacaagagtaagtgccagtaacaggagttagcGGCAATAACAGGAAATTACTGTACATGGATGGCATACATCCTTATATGTGTATAATCtgaataaaagtataaaacaattgtaaaagtgttttaaaaagctgcactttaaattattttttttttttaataaaaaaaaaagtgcaatgagtgttaattaaaaatacaatttttgtgTTCGGTGTTATGCACTCTGGCGACTGTGGAAGTTATTTTGCCATCAGCCCCAATTTTTAACTTCATTACAGTGACCAGTAGGTGGAAGCAGTGTGTAACAAAGAGACCTATAAGCCTGACTTAAATCTGAATTTTTACATCAGTTTGTTTTAGTagtcatacatttttttatgcattataGCACTTTTGATCTATACTAAGATTAATCTATACCACTGGTGTTGTGTCCTGTAATAAactacaataatatatattactGGTGTAGTGTCCTATAATAAACCATAGTAATATATATTACTAATGTAGTGCCCTGTAATAAACTATTGTTATCTAtgctggtgtagtgtcctgtaataaactataataatataagttgctggtgtagtgtcctgtaataaactataataatataagttactggtgtagtgtcctgtaatagactataataatacatattactgGTGTACTGTCCTGCAATAAACCATAGTAATATATATTACTAATGTAGTGCCCTGTAATAAACTATTGTTATCTAttctggtgtagtgtcctgtaataaactataataatataagTTACTGGTGTAGTATCctgtaataaactataataatacatattactgGTGTACTGTCCTGTAATAAACCATAGTAATATATATTACTAATGTAGTGCCCTGTAATAAACTATTGTTATCTAttctggtgtagtgtcctgtaataaactataataatataagTTACTGGTGTAGTATCctgtaataaactataataatacatattactgGTGTACTGTCCTGTAATAAACCATAGTAATATATATTACTAATGTAGTGCCCTGTAATAAACTATTGTTATCTAttctggtgtagtgtcctgtaataaactataataatataagttgctggtgtagtgtcctgtaataaactaaaataatacaTATTACTGGTGTACTGTCCTGTAATAAACCATAGTAATATATATTACTAATGTAGTGCCCTGTAATAAACTATTGTTATCTAttctggtgtagtgtcctgtaataaactataataatataagttactggtgtagtgtcctgtaataAACTATAATCATACATATTACTGGTGTACTGTCCTGCAATAAACCATAGTAATATATATTAcaggtgtagtgtcctgtagtaaaccAGGGTAATATATATTACTGGTGTAGTATCCTGTAGTAAACCAGGGTAATATAttactggtgtagtgtcctgtagtaaaccATGGTAATCTATACTGGTGTAGTGCCCTGTATCTATACTGGTGTAGTGTCCTCTAGTAAACTATGTGTTATTTCCTGCAGAAAAAAGTATAGTAATGTATTGTCCTGTACACTATAACACTAGTGTAGTGTCCAGAGATGATCAAATCAACGGCTATGTATTGGTATcagttattttttaagaaaaaaatgcaatacTGACAATCAGTTCATATGTTTGGATTACAGAGTGTTGCTCACTGTCAGGACTGCTCAGTGACAGGAAGCTTCAGTACCTCCTTCAATCCCTAGATGGAACTACAGAGCTGGTGCACAGCTGCAGCCAATTGACTGTCAGTCAGGGATACAATCTTTGGGGGGTGCAGGCTTGCCCAGTCtggagtttgtttgttttttaagcagTTTCTTTATATGTatagaatgtatatatatatatatatatatatatatatacaaaatttaACCCAACTAAACTGGATAATCTCTACAGTACACCTTCCAGCCAATatagtgagtagcagagctaacaaacaccgcTAACCACACAAACAGCAAACACTGTTTGCTAGCACTAAGTAGctctttttggtttgtttttacttattaatagggttgatttaaaaaaaaaagtacattgtaCATGTTAAGAGATGATGCACATTACTGTTACTTTACTTTCCACATTACTGATTacttttgttattattaaaataaaacctatgtatacctatgtaaacctatgtttTCAATAGGTCATTTAGGTTATTTTAAGCAGGAAGATGTTATGATCTTCACCCTTTTTGAGGTACTGGAGCCTATGTAAATAAAATCCTaattataaactgtttatttgggtgaggaaagTGTTTCTGTTGATTGACTATTATATAAGCTATTGGTTTAAAGGTGGGAAATTTATCAGGTTTGCCTGAAAAGGTTAATGTGGTACCTAATCCCACCCTCGATCAGTATCAGCAATCAGCTGATTGAGCTAAAAGGCTCCAAATACACTGATCGATCCGTAATAGTGTCCAATAAAAGACATACATTTATAAATGGcataaatataatttagtaaACTGCAGCACTTGCCTGAAACCAGTGTAAGaatataatgcaaataaattaaattgtccTATATACTGTAAGGTAAacagatttgttttaaaatgaatatgcTGTAATTTGAATATGACATGTTATGTTGAGATAAATCCCCTCAGAACAGTAAAGACATCAACATTTTAAAGAGGATCATACTTACAGTGCAAATAAAATAAGCCTGATGTTATCAGCACTACCTGTAATAACATCTATGTGTTAAAAACGTTTAGGGTAATGCAAATAAACCAGTGGGTTTATTTATTTCCAAAATACCATTTAAGTCcattttgatcaataaaatacactgaaaataaCTGCTTCCCACGCATTTTTCACTGTTTGGGTTCTAATAGttgaaaagatgaaaaaaaaaaaaaagatttaaagccCACTGAGGGCTTGTGGGACTGTAAGAAGAAACATgtggagaagaaaaaaacaccCACAATAGGAAATGGGTTGACAGCAGTGAAGAACATGTGGGAAGCAGCTCATTTAGATTAGTTTTAGAAAAACAATGAAAAGAAGATTTGAGAAGGCGGTGGAAGGCGGTCATGAAGGCCACAGAAGAACTTACCCAACACTGAtacaatcacacacatacacacacgcacacacaaacaaacacacacacacacacacacttagttaTCTGGCTGTTTTAGATGTTGGTGTATATAAGTGACTGTAACAGACAAACAACACTTACTAACAgtcagtgttttatttaatattagagcaTTACTATAACATGTTTATTACACAATCCAGCAGGCTATTAAACTTACACATAATATCAGTCTCAATATCACTCTCTGAATATTCAGTATTACTGAAAACACACTGACTCTCCCTGTTACTGTGAAACCCAGCAGAGTGATGTGTTTTGAAAGGAGAGATTCTGTAACAAAGAAGCCAAAAGCACCACGTCCAATCAGTAACGTCAACATACAGTTGTCCATGCAATTAGCCTGTGTGTGCGGATGCTTTAATTTAGGCCGACATGGTGCGAGAAGCAAGGCCCTGATGGATGTGACATTAACGGGACATGAAGCCGAAGAGAACGGACactgcagtcacacacacacacacacacacacacacacacacacactggcatttGTCACTGCCCCGGTCATGCAGATTGCACAAGCAGTGGCCACTGACTAAGATTAATGACGACGGCTTTC
This genomic interval from Astyanax mexicanus isolate ESR-SI-001 chromosome 1, AstMex3_surface, whole genome shotgun sequence contains the following:
- the znf770 gene encoding zinc finger protein 770; protein product: MHDLNSMALQCSVCLKKFDFYSKLRRHQLTHSGQRPFTCSICNKGFRQTAHLKRHLESHAKPRPNWVLGAADSELQYKNTEESSTVPHARAQPSILEQTEMPSASELVNHSVWYNALQTQNESEWKYVEDDCTKEQELVENSMRNSADSFIVTNSLQEQNHTEDYVAKKQTCDTVHWNYSGFAEKENDCQNEQYSECRMLKPEPETSLEKQEQLGLYDSREDLQTDIGISDSSYSGIAQVSLETMEKTPKQHQCATCLKCFNAPSKLRRHVLIHTSERPFGCQLCSKAFRQLAHLKIHLTTHFTQRKNRAKFKPLNVSSGKAPQSRGHQLNSSVKISACSSMPLAGETGEKIPFQETFVTKKSEENCIRGELLPKDSVTVKLNSETLMRGKVMHECPVCFKCFSAPSKLRRHCLIHTGQRPFQCSLCYRSFRQLSHLKVHYSVHTAPRKKRTLPLQLHKAGNQPHSSKTRLRRFVSSLNRKFRSVNHQQKQVSLKENILSSKSASLSCTIGCKTTDANDNVWESDVLKYSENKDCSTSRQGYWCTVCSKSFNAPSKLRRHLLIHTGQRPFKCLVCFKAFTQRSHLKVHRCRRQSKGAGKSTLSEVQLLEKLDKHSPTPNVLEITDDPVNSQQPTTCNNTVTDSTDSFIPSNNILKSSSVYIEDNSQLTSLPNANIPSESMTNSTFEGVTDTTNQTKECGHQCTICLKIFDFPSKLSRHLLIHMDIRPFTCAVCSKSFRQLSHLQSHEKVHTLKRKMMYKGSHKRRIVAPKTAPASETSKTFEASKISLNKKNTSNQDSENIPSLQKPDPDCVLVESNENPESLQMNTFNNVSPPSCSWSAEELSSVKSTTDADCTNLQNEAMPGNVLANNASPLKKRNPNQCTFCLKTFDFPSKLSRHLRIHTGLRPYECHVCHKSFKQLSHLQCHQWVHNRACKKVIVSDNLLTHQEPTSPGWGTMSGKEPHQERPEGFTLVHHGQNAYTDQEPPVIWNPGEYVSAECSSSSSDHKESKVKSEVDPQVDRLKLETGTSVIGADGVSRRLDWYCPDQVELSKTSDLSQSEERPETKNTQDIHYCVPEDCSNRSPTVSDCCRLGFSYEQQEPTVFRGPKNEAAEEDYETNFTEPPNDLPICPACSQCFPTLKKLHAHKCPLQAPEDRLRKSYQCAVCFKSFEAPSKLKRHYLIHTGQRPYQCTMCNKAYTQSAHLKTHMFSHR